The Microbacterium sp. SORGH_AS_0862 genome has a segment encoding these proteins:
- a CDS encoding LamG-like jellyroll fold domain-containing protein codes for MIRSAAPLAAASTKETSFMSRTTRRAVTVATITAIAGSALLGGTAASAATQSTAAPSTTTTAPAPGTAGSDSVGDRSSFVVPVLPDTQFYSRYSASQFVPQYGTNPFEVQTQWIVDNQHELNMPFTVHVGDVVDQQGQSGEWDAAAKAMKILTDGGMEYSVLPGNHDVSDMNARSSVGISGNYLARFGESQLRAQAGDGLIGTFQNGLSSAYLFQAEGHTWMSLAIAWNASDDTFAWAQGVLDAHPGVPVILSSHAIIGIAEDQVSPASWWWGEELWNRLIKSNDEIILTVNGHFHGSTSQTRTNDAGHPVYQVLTDYQMAADGGNGIMSLFEFNLSGGDITLSTISPWVPKKHANSVASTDAPVLTGSGQSLTMPLDFRSRFGWTIDPSQEDDVDLSARAKAIVSKGWNGSNGGTARAVAGASNDYIQVDGTVAHWRFGGVPEGVVDENSVIPDVAGDSPMYRNAIDQTDANEALDDVKVSHENHAYYSSDFGAVCFSNVYRNASGPDNLSFLSTEYGAPATFADLTASTGYTLESFLQLDEGWTETANRWGAAITRGGSREWTGIHDSADPGAGAAWLGISSLREYQYSAGDTTTGNSYTNWSGEIMPGSWHHVAIVNDPDARTVIMYVDGVPVLRNASNVGGMMAADFMPWIIGTSTWDTEPDHGWNGCVGETRIVDHALSQSEFLTERVDIDGTGANFALTTDTGTVLAHDAKITEFTGTGFPGAKITVTAGQARLGEAVVAQDGSWEATLDAPVAGSGAHTFAFTQAIGTRSGKPFEATLTIGENTAWSPVESDLTDSLEGLITVTPENFVPGQAISVRVPEGHEGEELSAFLFSQPTGLGVSTVTGGSLRLVTPASLPLGVHRLAVYTADGTILGWSNVLISAPVIGTDPVPVPDPTAPVAAGPGASGALPITGIEAASLVLLIGAGLGALAFGVGAVRRARRR; via the coding sequence ATGATCCGCTCCGCTGCGCCCCTCGCCGCCGCATCCACCAAGGAGACCTCGTTCATGTCACGAACGACCCGCCGCGCCGTCACGGTCGCGACCATCACCGCCATCGCCGGCTCGGCGCTGCTGGGCGGCACCGCCGCATCCGCCGCGACGCAGAGCACCGCCGCACCGAGCACCACGACCACCGCCCCCGCACCGGGCACCGCCGGCTCCGACTCCGTCGGCGACCGCTCCAGCTTCGTCGTGCCCGTGCTGCCCGACACGCAGTTCTACTCCCGCTACAGCGCATCGCAGTTCGTGCCCCAGTACGGTACGAACCCCTTCGAGGTGCAGACGCAGTGGATCGTCGACAACCAGCACGAGCTCAACATGCCCTTCACGGTGCACGTGGGCGACGTCGTCGACCAGCAGGGTCAGAGCGGCGAGTGGGATGCGGCCGCCAAGGCCATGAAGATCCTCACCGACGGCGGCATGGAGTACTCGGTGCTCCCCGGCAACCACGACGTGAGCGACATGAACGCCCGCTCCTCCGTCGGCATCTCGGGCAACTACCTCGCCCGCTTCGGAGAGTCCCAGCTGCGCGCCCAAGCGGGCGACGGCCTGATCGGCACCTTCCAGAACGGGCTCTCCTCGGCCTACCTGTTTCAGGCCGAGGGCCACACGTGGATGTCGCTCGCGATCGCGTGGAACGCCTCCGACGACACCTTCGCGTGGGCGCAGGGCGTGCTCGACGCGCACCCCGGCGTCCCCGTCATCCTCTCCTCGCACGCCATCATCGGCATCGCCGAGGACCAGGTGTCGCCGGCATCCTGGTGGTGGGGCGAGGAGCTGTGGAATCGCCTCATCAAGAGCAACGACGAGATCATCCTCACCGTCAACGGTCACTTCCACGGCTCCACGTCGCAGACGCGTACGAACGACGCCGGCCACCCGGTGTACCAGGTGCTCACCGACTACCAGATGGCCGCCGACGGCGGGAACGGCATCATGAGCCTGTTCGAGTTCAACCTCTCGGGCGGCGACATCACCCTGTCGACCATCTCGCCGTGGGTGCCCAAGAAGCACGCGAACTCCGTCGCCTCCACCGACGCTCCGGTGCTGACCGGCTCCGGGCAGAGCCTCACGATGCCGCTCGACTTCCGCTCGCGCTTCGGGTGGACGATCGACCCGTCCCAAGAGGACGACGTCGACCTCTCGGCGCGCGCGAAGGCGATCGTGTCGAAGGGCTGGAACGGGTCGAACGGCGGCACCGCTCGCGCCGTCGCCGGCGCTTCCAACGACTACATCCAGGTCGACGGCACGGTCGCGCACTGGCGATTCGGCGGCGTGCCCGAGGGAGTCGTCGACGAGAACTCGGTGATCCCCGACGTCGCCGGCGACAGCCCGATGTACCGCAACGCGATCGATCAGACCGACGCGAACGAGGCCCTCGACGACGTGAAGGTCTCGCATGAGAACCACGCCTACTACTCGTCCGACTTCGGCGCGGTCTGCTTCAGCAACGTCTACCGCAACGCCTCCGGCCCCGACAACCTGTCGTTCCTGTCGACCGAGTACGGCGCACCGGCGACCTTCGCCGACCTGACCGCCTCGACCGGCTACACGCTGGAGAGCTTCCTGCAGCTCGACGAGGGCTGGACCGAGACCGCCAACCGATGGGGCGCGGCGATCACCCGCGGCGGCTCGCGCGAGTGGACCGGCATCCACGATTCCGCAGATCCCGGTGCCGGCGCCGCGTGGCTCGGCATCTCGAGCCTGCGCGAGTACCAGTACTCCGCCGGCGACACAACGACCGGAAACTCGTACACGAACTGGTCGGGCGAGATCATGCCCGGCTCGTGGCACCACGTGGCGATCGTCAACGACCCCGACGCCCGCACCGTGATCATGTACGTCGACGGCGTGCCCGTGCTGCGCAACGCGTCGAACGTCGGCGGGATGATGGCTGCGGACTTCATGCCCTGGATCATCGGCACGTCGACGTGGGACACCGAGCCCGACCACGGCTGGAACGGATGCGTCGGCGAGACCCGCATCGTGGATCACGCCCTCTCGCAGAGCGAGTTCCTCACCGAGCGCGTCGACATCGACGGCACGGGCGCGAACTTCGCGCTCACGACCGACACCGGCACGGTCCTCGCACACGACGCGAAGATCACCGAGTTCACCGGAACCGGCTTCCCGGGCGCGAAGATCACCGTCACGGCGGGACAGGCTCGCCTCGGCGAGGCCGTCGTCGCGCAGGACGGCAGCTGGGAGGCGACTCTCGACGCACCCGTCGCGGGCTCCGGCGCCCACACCTTCGCGTTCACCCAGGCGATCGGCACCCGCTCCGGCAAGCCCTTCGAGGCGACCCTGACGATCGGTGAGAACACCGCCTGGAGTCCCGTCGAGAGCGATCTGACCGACAGCCTCGAGGGCCTCATCACCGTGACGCCCGAGAACTTCGTGCCGGGCCAGGCCATCAGCGTGCGCGTGCCGGAAGGACACGAGGGCGAGGAGCTCTCGGCCTTCCTCTTCTCCCAGCCGACCGGCCTCGGAGTGTCGACGGTCACCGGCGGCTCCCTGCGCCTCGTGACCCCCGCATCCCTTCCGCTCGGGGTGCACCGGCTCGCGGTCTACACCGCGGACGGCACGATCCTCGGCTGGAGCAACGTGCTCATCAGCGCACCCGTCATCGGCACGGACCCCGTGCCCGTCCCCGACCCGACGGCCCCGGTCGCCGCGGGTCCGGGGGCATCGGGGGCACTGCCGATCACCGGGATCGAAGCCGCATCCCTGGTGCTGCTCATCGGGGCAGGACTCGGCGCACTCGCCTTCGGCGTGGGCGCGGTGCGTCGAGCTCGGCGCCGCTGA
- a CDS encoding Ig-like domain-containing protein → MRSFADHTAAATTVHTTSAAGELVATPATPVPATGLITVAAPADSIVTAVTSGLVVAATPTATAARVAPASALVGEGRLRLIESSYAPGKVIELGNPAAQPTGPTGATSPAAAAVFTISGVAALTQKQAVVFSPVTARADTYVISTQDGRVLSRRDNAASDFRYLQLTERTIDDAAADPYAQWTAVDAGNGEVSLQNVQRDAGGAIAALDLYNWKTADASEVQTYTFSGAAVQKWKIHPLTAAVASDTVIIQPGAAPQLPTLLRAAYGWGTRFEMTTLTWNLPDENVWTTDGNVTVTGTGIGYFGEQVPVEARYLVGSLSDGADATYTTFAGVLIKELQMRAPRTVVRGVSGSEATVDAPVTWDWSRVTDADFAAPGTVTVPAAAKSGFTANLVITVTPAAAANILRGAGVHHTVTHMDGSNFQLTDGVRNVSGFSDWRSGGASNRVNPNTITFFLDEPQQVTGAAVFDIAGKRNVGTVTVQYRTLTGGWANLPGTAWPVTNPTADLSLEVTNEPVIATGVRVIITNKSASTWMTLSEIEVSGLTAGDAR, encoded by the coding sequence GTGCGCTCCTTCGCCGATCACACCGCCGCGGCCACCACCGTGCACACCACCAGCGCCGCAGGCGAGCTCGTCGCCACGCCGGCGACGCCCGTTCCCGCCACCGGCCTGATCACGGTCGCCGCCCCCGCGGACTCGATCGTCACGGCCGTCACCAGCGGCCTCGTCGTCGCCGCAACCCCGACAGCGACCGCCGCACGCGTCGCACCCGCATCCGCCCTCGTCGGCGAAGGCCGGCTGCGCCTCATCGAGTCGTCCTACGCGCCCGGCAAGGTCATCGAGCTCGGCAACCCCGCCGCCCAGCCCACCGGCCCGACGGGTGCGACCTCCCCCGCCGCTGCCGCCGTGTTCACGATCTCCGGCGTCGCCGCCCTCACGCAGAAGCAGGCCGTCGTGTTCTCCCCCGTCACCGCGCGGGCCGACACCTATGTCATCTCCACCCAGGACGGCCGCGTGCTCTCGCGCCGCGACAACGCCGCGAGCGACTTCCGCTACCTGCAGCTCACCGAGCGCACGATCGACGACGCCGCCGCCGACCCCTACGCGCAGTGGACCGCCGTCGACGCCGGAAACGGCGAGGTCTCGCTGCAGAACGTGCAGCGGGATGCGGGCGGCGCCATCGCGGCCCTCGACCTCTACAACTGGAAGACCGCCGACGCCTCCGAGGTGCAGACCTACACCTTCAGCGGCGCCGCCGTGCAGAAGTGGAAGATCCACCCCCTCACCGCCGCCGTCGCATCCGACACGGTCATCATCCAGCCCGGCGCCGCACCCCAGCTGCCGACCCTGCTGCGCGCCGCCTACGGCTGGGGCACCCGGTTCGAGATGACGACCCTCACCTGGAACCTGCCCGATGAGAACGTGTGGACCACCGACGGCAACGTCACCGTGACCGGCACCGGCATCGGCTACTTCGGCGAGCAGGTTCCCGTCGAGGCTCGCTACCTCGTGGGCTCGCTCTCCGACGGCGCCGACGCCACGTACACGACCTTCGCCGGCGTGCTCATCAAAGAGCTCCAGATGCGCGCACCCCGCACCGTCGTCCGCGGTGTCTCGGGCTCCGAGGCCACCGTCGACGCACCCGTCACCTGGGACTGGTCGCGCGTCACCGACGCCGACTTCGCCGCCCCCGGCACCGTGACCGTGCCCGCCGCTGCGAAGAGCGGGTTCACGGCCAACCTCGTCATCACGGTGACCCCTGCCGCAGCCGCCAACATCCTGCGCGGCGCCGGCGTGCACCACACCGTCACCCACATGGACGGCTCGAACTTCCAGCTCACCGACGGGGTGCGTAACGTCTCGGGCTTCTCCGACTGGCGATCGGGCGGCGCATCCAACCGCGTCAACCCGAACACGATCACCTTCTTCCTCGACGAACCCCAGCAGGTCACCGGCGCGGCGGTGTTCGACATCGCCGGAAAGCGGAACGTCGGCACCGTCACGGTGCAGTACCGCACGCTCACCGGCGGCTGGGCGAACCTGCCCGGCACCGCCTGGCCGGTCACCAACCCCACCGCCGATCTCAGCCTCGAGGTCACGAACGAACCGGTCATCGCCACCGGCGTGCGCGTCATCATCACCAACAAGTCCGCGAGCACGTGGATGACCCTCTCCGAGATCGAGGTCTCGGGTCTCACGGCGGGAGACGCACGATGA
- a CDS encoding helix-turn-helix domain-containing protein: MTMTVSEQWTTYCRMLGENLSTARAALGLSQEQVARAAGLATFTYQKLEKGESNPGSPANPRLHTLVSLALVLNLDLATMLPSAQLAKA; this comes from the coding sequence ATGACCATGACCGTCAGCGAGCAGTGGACCACGTACTGCCGGATGCTGGGAGAGAACCTCTCGACGGCGCGCGCGGCGCTCGGCCTGAGTCAGGAGCAGGTCGCTCGCGCGGCGGGCCTGGCGACCTTCACGTACCAGAAGCTCGAGAAGGGCGAGTCCAACCCGGGCAGCCCGGCGAATCCGCGACTGCACACGCTCGTCTCGCTCGCCCTGGTGTTGAACCTGGATCTCGCGACGATGCTCCCTTCCGCCCAGCTCGCGAAGGCGTGA
- a CDS encoding ABC transporter permease — protein MDFLSSFFTPEMFSNGVRLTTPILFGAIASALSSRAGVLNLAIEAKMLVGAFVGLLALSMSGSSIVAVIAAALAGALTGAMMAVAHRIGVDLIIFAIGLNMLFLELSVYLMRVLFGGTGVWRPDVTILPDLQIPLVSDVPVLGTMLSGYNALVYLALVLAIGYGLLFKFRSGRHLLAVGESPVAALSAGLSVSKVQTWSLVGAGAVAALGGAFLTVGELGLFARDMTEGAGWIAITAALLAMNRPLFLVPAALLFGFSDAFAIRLQSTTDLPNAIVQGLPMIATLAVLGIVGYRGTRRARTYRPSRRRRRVPAAAV, from the coding sequence ATGGACTTCCTGTCCTCCTTCTTCACGCCGGAGATGTTCTCGAACGGCGTCAGACTGACGACGCCGATCCTCTTCGGCGCCATCGCATCGGCGCTCAGCTCGCGTGCGGGCGTGCTGAATCTCGCGATCGAGGCGAAGATGCTGGTCGGGGCGTTCGTGGGACTTCTCGCCCTCTCGATGTCGGGATCGTCGATCGTCGCGGTGATCGCCGCCGCGCTCGCCGGGGCTCTCACCGGCGCGATGATGGCCGTCGCGCACCGGATCGGAGTCGACCTGATCATCTTCGCGATCGGGCTGAACATGCTCTTCCTCGAGCTGTCGGTGTACCTCATGCGGGTGCTGTTCGGGGGGACAGGAGTCTGGCGGCCCGACGTGACGATCCTGCCCGATCTGCAGATCCCCCTCGTTTCTGACGTGCCCGTTCTCGGCACGATGCTCAGCGGCTACAACGCCCTGGTCTACCTGGCTCTCGTGCTCGCGATCGGCTACGGCCTGCTCTTCAAGTTCCGCTCCGGGCGGCACCTCTTGGCGGTCGGCGAGTCGCCCGTGGCGGCGCTCAGCGCGGGCCTGTCCGTCTCGAAGGTGCAGACCTGGAGTCTTGTGGGCGCGGGGGCGGTGGCCGCACTCGGCGGCGCTTTCCTCACGGTGGGCGAACTGGGGCTCTTCGCCCGCGACATGACCGAAGGCGCCGGCTGGATCGCGATCACCGCGGCGCTGCTCGCCATGAATCGCCCCCTCTTCCTGGTTCCCGCGGCGCTGCTGTTCGGATTCTCGGACGCCTTCGCCATCCGCCTCCAGAGCACCACCGACCTTCCCAACGCCATCGTCCAGGGTCTGCCGATGATCGCCACTCTCGCGGTGCTCGGAATCGTCGGGTACCGCGGCACGCGTCGCGCGCGCACCTACCGGCCCTCGCGGCGTCGCCGCCGCGTGCCCGCTGCGGCCGTGTGA
- a CDS encoding amidase family protein has protein sequence MTHASIAPVRRATLLAGIGLATVGILVAGAAPAYAADDSVSYLAPEYQAGELTGDDKVDTDDLAILMTAVGMTSDDADWETVAAADADGDGVITVLDVAALSKAYLYDDDPFEILETDVVAVQKAMTAGVLTSEQLTAEYLSRIAAYDRVAGIDPAAPAEMLEAIVATNPNAMAEAKALDAERAATGPRSILHGIPVLVKDNINTVDMATTAGCACLADNRTSTDAETVERLKAMGAIVIAKANLSEFAQSTASSISKYGTTRNAYGLGRDPGGSSGGTGASVSANLGVFGLGTDTGGSVRVPSSFNALVGIRPTIGLVSREGVIPLDLYRDTVGPMARSVSDAALALDALAGTDPMDAVTAGADGVKPPSYAQALDPKALEGKRIGYISGLVSGNQNAVGFRLVRGAFTDLEAAGATVIDVGSFGSVNGYGLGSLPGSSSFTHDMNEYLNAYYRPGYTFADLAQRVTDAANSGGPTLSTWSAATVRGWASTSDATRDAAYPNFSRTQQAMRDRVDQLMTQYDLDAVIYPSTGGTVGSPASNNRISAFSGYPAISVPMGFADSTLDETSYSGFPMGLEFLAEPYSESKLLGFAYAYEQQTQHRRPTTLFPDLAG, from the coding sequence ATGACGCACGCATCCATCGCCCCCGTACGCCGCGCGACGCTGCTCGCCGGGATCGGCCTCGCCACCGTCGGCATCCTCGTCGCCGGCGCGGCACCCGCCTACGCCGCCGATGACTCGGTCAGCTACCTGGCACCGGAGTACCAGGCCGGCGAGCTCACCGGCGACGACAAGGTCGACACCGACGACCTCGCCATCCTGATGACCGCCGTCGGCATGACGTCCGACGACGCGGACTGGGAGACCGTGGCCGCAGCCGACGCCGACGGCGACGGCGTGATCACCGTCCTCGACGTCGCCGCGCTCTCCAAGGCCTATCTCTACGACGACGACCCGTTCGAGATCCTGGAGACCGATGTCGTCGCCGTCCAGAAGGCGATGACCGCCGGAGTCCTGACCTCCGAGCAGCTGACCGCCGAGTACCTCTCCCGCATCGCCGCCTACGACCGGGTCGCCGGCATCGACCCCGCCGCCCCGGCCGAGATGCTGGAAGCGATCGTCGCCACCAACCCGAACGCGATGGCGGAGGCGAAGGCACTCGACGCCGAACGGGCCGCCACCGGTCCGCGCAGCATCCTGCACGGCATCCCGGTGCTGGTGAAGGACAACATCAACACGGTCGACATGGCCACGACCGCCGGCTGCGCCTGCCTCGCGGACAACCGCACCTCCACCGACGCGGAGACCGTGGAGCGGCTGAAGGCGATGGGTGCCATCGTCATCGCCAAGGCCAACCTGTCCGAGTTCGCCCAGTCCACGGCGTCCTCGATCAGCAAGTACGGCACGACCCGCAACGCCTACGGGCTGGGACGCGACCCGGGCGGCTCGAGCGGCGGCACCGGCGCATCCGTGTCCGCCAACCTCGGCGTCTTCGGACTCGGAACCGACACCGGCGGCTCCGTGCGCGTCCCGTCCTCCTTCAACGCGCTCGTCGGCATCCGCCCCACGATCGGACTCGTGAGCCGCGAGGGCGTCATCCCGCTGGATCTCTACCGCGACACCGTCGGCCCGATGGCCCGCTCCGTCTCGGACGCGGCACTCGCCCTCGACGCCCTGGCCGGCACCGATCCGATGGATGCGGTCACCGCCGGCGCAGACGGCGTCAAGCCGCCGTCGTACGCACAGGCCCTCGACCCGAAGGCGCTGGAGGGCAAGCGCATCGGATACATCTCGGGGCTCGTCTCCGGCAACCAGAACGCCGTCGGATTCCGCCTCGTCCGGGGCGCGTTCACCGACCTGGAGGCCGCCGGCGCCACCGTGATCGACGTCGGGAGCTTCGGCAGCGTCAACGGATACGGGCTCGGGAGCCTGCCGGGCAGCTCCTCGTTCACCCACGACATGAACGAGTACCTGAACGCCTACTACCGGCCCGGCTACACGTTCGCCGACCTCGCCCAGCGGGTCACCGATGCGGCGAACAGCGGCGGCCCGACCCTCTCCACCTGGTCGGCGGCCACCGTGCGCGGCTGGGCCTCGACGAGCGACGCCACCCGGGATGCGGCCTACCCGAACTTCAGCCGCACCCAGCAGGCGATGCGTGATCGCGTCGATCAGCTCATGACGCAGTACGACCTGGACGCGGTCATCTACCCGAGCACGGGCGGGACCGTCGGCTCCCCGGCCAGCAACAACCGCATCAGCGCGTTCAGCGGCTACCCCGCGATCTCGGTGCCGATGGGCTTCGCCGACTCGACACTCGACGAGACGAGCTACAGCGGATTCCCGATGGGGCTGGAGTTCCTCGCCGAGCCGTACTCCGAGTCGAAGCTGCTGGGCTTCGCCTACGCGTACGAGCAGCAGACACAGCACCGCCGGCCGACGACGCTCTTCCCCGACCTCGCGGGCTGA
- a CDS encoding ABC transporter permease: protein MKDLDLARAAQRISVPVIAVIVALVIGAVLIAAGGASPGEAIGAIGQAAFTCAPQFCNFATVLTTAAPLIMTGLGAVMVLRAGLFSIGQEGQYAMGGLAAVVIGYMVPLPGGLHPVIALLGGAVAGALVGIVPALFRVYLGANELIVSIIVNSMVALLLSYLVNYPLREAGGSASFTPQIDETARLAVFDPATKLGMNIVIALVFVVVTYIYMSRTTWGYEQRMAGEAPVFARYSGMRTRNAVIRAAALGGALAGIGGGIQVLGMNYRVIDGFMDGTGFNGLTAAILGGTTVIGASIAAVVFASISIGAINGLQILMGIPREIGSVILSLMIVLVAIQTPLAHRLELWLSKRRGAKEIEQRAAQAPPPDEPEPVSVSGSTTTTEEER, encoded by the coding sequence ATGAAGGACCTGGATCTCGCCCGCGCTGCGCAGCGGATCTCCGTACCCGTGATCGCGGTGATCGTCGCGCTCGTCATCGGTGCGGTGCTCATCGCCGCGGGCGGTGCGTCACCCGGCGAGGCGATCGGAGCCATCGGCCAGGCCGCCTTCACCTGTGCGCCGCAGTTCTGCAACTTCGCGACGGTGCTGACGACGGCCGCGCCGCTGATCATGACGGGGCTCGGCGCGGTGATGGTTCTGCGGGCCGGCCTGTTCAGCATCGGGCAGGAAGGCCAGTACGCCATGGGCGGTCTGGCCGCGGTCGTGATCGGGTACATGGTGCCGCTGCCCGGCGGGCTCCATCCGGTCATCGCGCTGCTGGGCGGCGCTGTCGCCGGCGCACTCGTGGGTATCGTGCCCGCATTGTTTCGCGTCTACCTCGGTGCGAACGAGTTGATCGTCAGCATCATCGTCAACTCGATGGTCGCGCTGCTGCTGTCGTATCTGGTCAACTACCCCCTGCGCGAAGCGGGAGGGAGCGCATCCTTCACCCCCCAGATCGACGAGACGGCGCGGCTCGCGGTCTTCGACCCGGCGACGAAGCTCGGCATGAACATCGTGATCGCGCTCGTCTTCGTCGTGGTGACCTACATCTACATGAGCCGCACGACCTGGGGCTACGAGCAGCGCATGGCCGGCGAGGCGCCGGTGTTCGCCCGCTACTCGGGGATGCGCACACGCAACGCGGTGATCCGCGCAGCAGCGTTGGGCGGCGCGCTCGCAGGGATCGGCGGAGGCATCCAGGTTCTCGGCATGAACTACCGCGTGATCGACGGATTCATGGACGGAACCGGATTCAACGGTCTGACCGCGGCGATCCTGGGAGGCACGACCGTGATCGGCGCGAGCATCGCCGCGGTCGTGTTCGCGTCGATCTCCATCGGAGCCATCAACGGTCTGCAGATCCTCATGGGCATCCCGCGTGAGATCGGCTCGGTCATCCTCTCGCTGATGATCGTGCTCGTCGCGATCCAGACGCCGCTCGCCCACCGTCTCGAGCTGTGGCTCAGCAAGCGGCGCGGCGCGAAGGAGATCGAACAGCGCGCCGCACAGGCACCGCCGCCCGATGAACCGGAACCGGTGTCGGTGAGCGGTTCGACCACGACCACGGAGGAAGAGCGCTGA
- a CDS encoding LacI family DNA-binding transcriptional regulator, with translation MQQIARIAGVSVTTVSHVLSGNRPVSPRTAERVHAVIQQYDYVPVSAARRLKNGRGGLIALVVPDLTVSYFAHVAKGVERAADAAGLGVIVCSVSTNAPRRHLDLVRDGTVDGIVHLSHDPQIDREIVALSADYPVVIADEALATATSIPTVTADNLRGGRLLGEHLAELGHRQALIIAGPESLGSSSLRVVGIRESFPTALVLRGDFTAESGYRLVGEALASGLTFTCVATGNDDQALGVLRRLREAGIDVPHEMSVTGFDDGIVADALGLTTVHQPAIEMGVRACELLIELIDSAETAEARSDIPPELIPVELRVRRTTARASSPA, from the coding sequence ATGCAGCAGATCGCGCGCATCGCCGGGGTCAGCGTCACAACCGTGTCGCACGTGCTCTCGGGAAATCGCCCCGTGAGCCCGAGGACGGCCGAACGAGTTCACGCGGTCATCCAGCAGTACGACTACGTGCCCGTCTCGGCTGCCCGCAGGCTGAAGAACGGTCGCGGCGGGCTCATCGCGCTCGTCGTCCCCGATCTCACCGTGTCGTACTTCGCCCACGTGGCCAAGGGCGTGGAGCGGGCTGCAGATGCCGCAGGGCTGGGCGTGATCGTCTGCAGCGTGTCGACGAACGCACCCCGTCGACACCTGGACCTCGTTCGCGACGGCACCGTCGACGGCATCGTCCATCTCTCGCACGATCCACAGATCGACCGCGAGATCGTCGCTCTGTCGGCGGACTACCCCGTCGTCATAGCCGACGAGGCCCTCGCCACCGCGACCAGCATTCCCACCGTGACGGCCGACAATCTCCGCGGCGGACGTCTGCTCGGCGAACATCTCGCCGAGCTCGGCCATCGGCAGGCGCTCATCATCGCGGGCCCCGAATCTCTCGGTTCGTCCTCTCTTCGCGTGGTGGGCATCCGCGAGAGCTTTCCGACGGCGCTCGTGCTGCGCGGCGACTTCACGGCTGAGTCCGGTTACCGCCTGGTCGGCGAAGCGCTCGCCAGCGGGCTCACCTTCACATGCGTCGCCACGGGTAACGACGACCAAGCACTGGGCGTTCTGCGCCGACTCCGCGAAGCCGGCATCGACGTGCCGCACGAGATGTCGGTGACCGGGTTCGACGACGGCATCGTCGCCGACGCACTCGGGCTCACCACCGTGCACCAGCCCGCAATCGAGATGGGCGTGCGCGCCTGCGAGCTGCTCATCGAACTGATCGACAGCGCTGAGACCGCCGAGGCACGCTCCGACATCCCTCCGGAGCTCATCCCCGTCGAACTGCGCGTGCGCCGTACGACCGCTCGCGCATCGTCCCCAGCCTGA